Proteins encoded together in one Ipomoea triloba cultivar NCNSP0323 chromosome 4, ASM357664v1 window:
- the LOC116016801 gene encoding U-box domain-containing protein 43-like isoform X2, translating to MDLARALGIDLSNYSELIEEVKQLKNDLGSSNSISERRILMSLEKIVDNWSLHLDILTLNLDLDFEDEAHISPFKNFLCPLTKEVMRDPVVLESAQTYERTAIQYWFERCLEDGRDPTCPVTGLVLKSLELKPNIGLAGAIEEWVNRNVDIQIKSAVQCLSEDPPAVNLVERALDSMYKISEEHPSSRCRIRDAGIVPLVVKLLKNSSKSIGSLLRSKAFMVLLSMCKDDECKKIMLEEGTSRLAIHGLIGNSDKEKEYATRLLLEFCNDEAYCRRAASEKGALVLLSGMADDLENPSLSHLAENVLNRMENVEDNIKHLAAAGRFDPLIKRLCEGPDDVKIEMASIVGEMTLANRSKEQIARQGAKTLVELLAKPEGRIASLKALYNLSSLDDNATLLVDSGVLPSLTEILFENQVVLPELKELAASILANLVSTPGHWELASADRASNTMQSESMVFELTSLLSLPLSTPRCQASLLQILCGIVSSPQASESTTAHIKAGDGIKVIIKFLEHHDVECRIYAFRLARVLSERLSVDFTNEFRPSNKLPMLREKIIDNQSTDGERSDAACILANLVLSENEVRTILEDSFVGWTVAKLKDQQQRLQSSMEEGLLGLLLHYTRSAGPQSISVIKENRLMTIFRDQLIVNPRPRLKQLASIGLKNLSEIGQELAGKGDLEPRHPKGLCSPLALICGGSKSPSSCPIHNAPCGDDSQFCLLRGNCVKPLVDSITDKDTSVQIAALEALSTLLLDTSSGSKRAIEELERLGVVSSVVSLFTEARPGELQERTIWMVERILRVESFTQQHSLNQSLVKALVDAFKHGNAITKRHAQDALTNLKQISGVSGKASSQNRGRR from the exons ATGGATTTAGCCAGAGCCTTAGGAATTGATCTGAGTAACTATTCAGAGTTAATAGAGGAAGTTAAGCAACTGAAAAACGATTTAGGGAGCTCGAATTCAATCTCAGAAAGGAGGATTTTGATGTCCCTGGAGAAAATTGTGGATAACTGGTCACTTCACCTTGACATCCTCACTCTCAACTTGGATCTTGACTTTGAAGATGAAGCTCACATTTCGCCCTTCAAGAACTTCTTATGCCCCTTGACTAAGGAGGTCATGAGGGATCCAGTGGTGTTGGAGTCTGCCCAAACGTATGAGCGAACTGCCATTCAGTATTGGTTCGAGAGGTGTTTGGAAGATGGCCGTGATCCTACTTGCCCCGTTACTGGACTAGTCCTCAAGTCCTTGGAGCTCAAACCGAACATAGGATTGGCTGGAGCAATCGAGGAATGGGTTAATAGGAATGTTGATATCCAGATTAAGTCTGCGGTGCAGTGTTTGAGCGAGGATCCTCCTGCTGTGAATTTGGTTGAGCGGGCTTTGGACAGCATGTATAAGATCTCTGAAGAACATCCATCCAGTAGATGTAGAATCCGGGATGCTGGAATTGTCCCCCTCGTTGTTAAGCTGCTTAAGAATTCCTCGAAGAGTATAGGATCTTTGCTGAGGAGTAAAGCTTTCATGGTCTTGCTTAGCATGTGCAAGGACGACGAATGCAAG AAGATAATGCTCGAAGAGGGGACTAGTAGGTTGGCTATACACGGCCTGATTGGGAATTCAGACAAAGAGAAGGAATACGCGACAAGATTGTTACTTGAATTCTGCAACGATGAAGCTTACTGTAGGCGAGCTGCTTCAGAAAAAGGGGCATTGGTTCTTCTGTCGGGAATGGCAGATGATCTCGAGAATCCTTCATTATCTCACTTAGCTGAGAATGTGCTAAATAGGATGGAAAATGTGGAGGATAATATAAAGCATTTGGCTGCAGCAGGACGATTTGATCCTTTAATAAAACGCTTGTGTGAAG GCCCTGATGATGTGAAAATTGAGATGGCGTCTATTGTTGGCGAAATGACCTTGGCAAATAGGAGTAAAGAACAGATTGCTCGTCAGGGAGCTAAAACGCTTGTTGAATTGTTAGCAAAGCCAGAAGGAAGAATAGCAAGTTTGAAAGCTCTGTACAATCTGTCAAGCTTGGATGACAACGCCACCCTCCTCGTTGATTCCGGGGTGCTTCCATCTCTTACAGAAATTCTTTTCGAAAACCAGGTTGTATTGCCCGAGTTGAAGGAGTTGGCTGCTTCAATCTTGGCAAACTTAGTGTCAACTCCCGGACACTGGGAATTAGCATCTGCTGATAGAGCGAGCAATACAATGCAGTCTGAATCAATGGTTTTTGAACTCACGAGTCTCCTTTCACTTCCACTTTCAACTCCTCGTTGCCAAGCATCTCTTCTCCAGATTCTGTGTGGCATAGTGTCCTCTCCCCAGGCCTCAG AATCCACTACAGCTCATATAAAAGCTGGAGATGGTATCAAAGTGataataaaatttcttgaaCACCACGACGTAGAATGCAGAATATATGCTTTCAGGCTAGCTAGGGTCCTTTCTGAGAGGCTAAGCGTAGATTTTACCAATGAATTTAGACCTTCTAACAAGCTTCCAATGCTTAGAGAGAAAATAATTGACAATCAATCCACGGATGGCGAAAGATCAGATGCAGCCTGCATTCTTGCAAATCTCGTCCTCTCTGAGAATGAAGTGAGAACAATTTTAGAAGATTCTTTCGTGGGATGGACTGTCGCGAAACTTAAAGATCAGCAGCAAAGGTTGCAGTCAAGTATGGAAGAAGGGCTGCTTGGGCTATTGTTACATTACACTAGAAGTGCAGGTCCGCAATCTATCAGTGTCATCAAAGAAAATCGCCTCATGACAATTTTCCGGGACCAGCTCATTGTTAATCCCAGGCCGAGATTGAAACAGCTAGCGTCCATTGGTTTGAAGAACCTGTCGGAGATTGGACAAGAACTTGCTGGGAAAGGGGACTTGGAACCCCGGCATCCAAAAGGGCTGTGCTCTCCATTGGCACTCATTTGTGGGGGTTCCAAGTCGCCTTCTTCGTGTCCCATCCACAATGCCCCTTGTGGAGATGATAGTCAATTTTGCTTGTTAAGGGGCAACTGTGTCAAACCACTTGTGGACTCCATCACTGATAAGGACACCAGTGTCCAAATTGCAGCACTGGAAGCTCTTTCCACTCTGTTGTTGGATACCTCTAGTGGCTCTAAGCGGGCTATTGAGGAGCTCGAGCGCTTGGGTGTGGTGAGCTCTGTGGTTTCGCTCTTCACAGAAGCTCGACCAGGGGAGCTTCAAGAGAGGACTATTTGGATGGTCGAAAGGATCCTGAGAGTCGAAAGCTTTACTCAACAGCATTCACTAAACCAGTCTCTGGTTAAAGCATTGGTGGATGCATTTAAGCATGGAAACGCCATCACAAAGAGGCACGCGCAAGACGCTCTTACTAACCTGAAGCAAATATCCGGGGTCAGTGGAAAGGCATCGAGCCAAAACCGGGGAAGGAGGTAG
- the LOC116014944 gene encoding uncharacterized protein LOC116014944: MKFSSNSSSSGGGAGNADASKNGCIAGMFRRLLCSNALPTHPADHMSSVSTHPSSDHAIQRRKSEEGKKIESLASTGVVARLMGLESMPRVELNPNKAIARSQSMSSMDSLRELKSTKEKNLRACSFREIPTYLELEDENFFILSFEYGGKTAELRPKQRRSEKVKNSCRRRESVHQKNKENQDINQVSDEIITGSDGKLQDSTNILRPTRKDASKKKDEYKQERFKKKKKKKDRRDCCLDAKKIEADCDSEKSSPNSVLGFVEFPPIQDIPSSEKFWKLASSKSRRTLSEELENYRKLKLISDDFQPKSSEKVYGAAARKNWCSRDENDVKLWGEICRLADAETLQTKWQHEEIWKQEKVCQKIGGNFEFEIVDELIGEMVDQLIIDSHIASVCNLT, from the exons ATGAAATTCTCGTCCAATTCATCTTCTTCCGGCGGCGGCGCCGGCAATGCGGATGCTTCCAAAAACGGGTGCATAGCCGGAATGTTCCGCCGGCTTCTTTGCTCCAATGCTCTTCCGACACACCCCGCGGATCATATGAGCTCTGTTTCCACGCACCCTTCTTCAGATCACGCAATTCAGCGAAGAAAATCCGAAGAGGGaaaaaagattgaatctttaGCGAGTACAGGGGTGGTGGCTAGGTTAATGGGGCTGGAATCGATGCCGAGAGTGGAGTTAAACCCTAATAAAGCCATTGCGAGAAGCCAGTCGATGAGCTCCATGGATTCTCTGAGGGAATTGAAGTCCACAAAGGAGAAGAATCTGCGAGCTTGCAGCTTTCGCGAAATTCCCACCTATTTGGAGCTTGAAGATGAGAATTTCTTCATTCTGAGCTTCGAGTATGGCGGCAAAACTGCAGAGCTCAGGCCCAAACAGAGGAGATCAGAGAAAGTGAAGAACAGCTGCAGAAGAAGGGAAAGTGTACACCAAAAGAACAAAGAGAATCAAGACATAAACCAGGTTTCAGATGAGATAATTACTGGTAGTGATGGAAAGCTTCAAGATTCCACCAACATTCTTAGACCCACCAGAAAGGATGCTAGCAAGAAGAAAGACGAATACAAGCAAGAAAGattcaagaagaagaagaagaagaaggatagAAGAGATTGTTGTCTGGATGCAAAGAAAATTGAAGCAGACTGTGATTCAGAAAAATCCAGTCCAAATTCTGTCCTCGGATTCGTCGAATTCCCACCCATTCAAGACATTCCCAGTTCAG AAAAGTTTTGGAAATTGGCAAGTTCAAAATCCAGGCGGACCTTATCAGAAGAGCTTGAGAATTACAGGAAGCTGAAACTGATAAGTGATGATTTCCAGCCCAAAAGCAGTGAAAAAGTGTATGGTGCTGCAGCCAGGAAGAATTGGTGCAGCAGAGATGAGAATGATGTGAAACTGTGGGGAGAAATTTGCAGATTGGCTGATGCAGAAACACTTCAAACCAAGTGGCAGCATGAAGAAATATGGAAACAAGAAAAAGTTTGCCAAAAGATTGGTGGGAATTTTGAGTTTGAAATTGTTGATGAGTTGATAGGGGAGATGGTGGATCAACTTATCATTGATTCCCATATAGCTTCAGTTTGTAATTTAACTTAA
- the LOC116016801 gene encoding U-box domain-containing protein 43-like isoform X1 yields MSTLVVAVEESLQGLLSEIAEAGDDEHQYAWENARRFSGYVKRLQLVLGQLLRTLRPEADVSAAVQTSLKGIAGDLRQGAEALAVYRRKSKIFVLINCQSLRASLQERTLAIGGWLALLDSALAAIPDLQKKIADLSREMKQAQFKVTENEERVCRTLQKEGQRKQTCKAVQSAIVMDLARALGIDLSNYSELIEEVKQLKNDLGSSNSISERRILMSLEKIVDNWSLHLDILTLNLDLDFEDEAHISPFKNFLCPLTKEVMRDPVVLESAQTYERTAIQYWFERCLEDGRDPTCPVTGLVLKSLELKPNIGLAGAIEEWVNRNVDIQIKSAVQCLSEDPPAVNLVERALDSMYKISEEHPSSRCRIRDAGIVPLVVKLLKNSSKSIGSLLRSKAFMVLLSMCKDDECKKIMLEEGTSRLAIHGLIGNSDKEKEYATRLLLEFCNDEAYCRRAASEKGALVLLSGMADDLENPSLSHLAENVLNRMENVEDNIKHLAAAGRFDPLIKRLCEGPDDVKIEMASIVGEMTLANRSKEQIARQGAKTLVELLAKPEGRIASLKALYNLSSLDDNATLLVDSGVLPSLTEILFENQVVLPELKELAASILANLVSTPGHWELASADRASNTMQSESMVFELTSLLSLPLSTPRCQASLLQILCGIVSSPQASESTTAHIKAGDGIKVIIKFLEHHDVECRIYAFRLARVLSERLSVDFTNEFRPSNKLPMLREKIIDNQSTDGERSDAACILANLVLSENEVRTILEDSFVGWTVAKLKDQQQRLQSSMEEGLLGLLLHYTRSAGPQSISVIKENRLMTIFRDQLIVNPRPRLKQLASIGLKNLSEIGQELAGKGDLEPRHPKGLCSPLALICGGSKSPSSCPIHNAPCGDDSQFCLLRGNCVKPLVDSITDKDTSVQIAALEALSTLLLDTSSGSKRAIEELERLGVVSSVVSLFTEARPGELQERTIWMVERILRVESFTQQHSLNQSLVKALVDAFKHGNAITKRHAQDALTNLKQISGVSGKASSQNRGRR; encoded by the exons CGGCGGTTCTCGGGGTACGTGAAGCGGCTGCAGCTGGTGCTAGGGCAGCTGCTGCGGACGTTGAGGCCGGAGGCGGATGTTTCGGCGGCCGTTCAGACGTCGTTGAAGGGAATCGCCGGTGATCTGAGGCAGGGCGCGGAGGCGCTGGCGGTTTACAGGCGTAAGAGTAAGATTTTCGTGCTGATTAACTGCCAATCGCTGCGCGCGTCGCTTCAAGAGCGCACGTTAGCCATCGGCGGGTGGTTGGCGTTGCTCGATTCCGCTCTCGCCGCCATTCCCGATCTTCAGAAGAAGATTGCCGATCTTTCTAGAGAAATGAAGCAAGCTCAATTCAAa GTGACAGAGAATGAGGAGAGAGTGTGCAGAACCCTGCAGAAAGAGGGGCAGAGAAAGCAAACCTGCAAGGCTGTGCAGAGTGCAATAGTGATGGATTTAGCCAGAGCCTTAGGAATTGATCTGAGTAACTATTCAGAGTTAATAGAGGAAGTTAAGCAACTGAAAAACGATTTAGGGAGCTCGAATTCAATCTCAGAAAGGAGGATTTTGATGTCCCTGGAGAAAATTGTGGATAACTGGTCACTTCACCTTGACATCCTCACTCTCAACTTGGATCTTGACTTTGAAGATGAAGCTCACATTTCGCCCTTCAAGAACTTCTTATGCCCCTTGACTAAGGAGGTCATGAGGGATCCAGTGGTGTTGGAGTCTGCCCAAACGTATGAGCGAACTGCCATTCAGTATTGGTTCGAGAGGTGTTTGGAAGATGGCCGTGATCCTACTTGCCCCGTTACTGGACTAGTCCTCAAGTCCTTGGAGCTCAAACCGAACATAGGATTGGCTGGAGCAATCGAGGAATGGGTTAATAGGAATGTTGATATCCAGATTAAGTCTGCGGTGCAGTGTTTGAGCGAGGATCCTCCTGCTGTGAATTTGGTTGAGCGGGCTTTGGACAGCATGTATAAGATCTCTGAAGAACATCCATCCAGTAGATGTAGAATCCGGGATGCTGGAATTGTCCCCCTCGTTGTTAAGCTGCTTAAGAATTCCTCGAAGAGTATAGGATCTTTGCTGAGGAGTAAAGCTTTCATGGTCTTGCTTAGCATGTGCAAGGACGACGAATGCAAG AAGATAATGCTCGAAGAGGGGACTAGTAGGTTGGCTATACACGGCCTGATTGGGAATTCAGACAAAGAGAAGGAATACGCGACAAGATTGTTACTTGAATTCTGCAACGATGAAGCTTACTGTAGGCGAGCTGCTTCAGAAAAAGGGGCATTGGTTCTTCTGTCGGGAATGGCAGATGATCTCGAGAATCCTTCATTATCTCACTTAGCTGAGAATGTGCTAAATAGGATGGAAAATGTGGAGGATAATATAAAGCATTTGGCTGCAGCAGGACGATTTGATCCTTTAATAAAACGCTTGTGTGAAG GCCCTGATGATGTGAAAATTGAGATGGCGTCTATTGTTGGCGAAATGACCTTGGCAAATAGGAGTAAAGAACAGATTGCTCGTCAGGGAGCTAAAACGCTTGTTGAATTGTTAGCAAAGCCAGAAGGAAGAATAGCAAGTTTGAAAGCTCTGTACAATCTGTCAAGCTTGGATGACAACGCCACCCTCCTCGTTGATTCCGGGGTGCTTCCATCTCTTACAGAAATTCTTTTCGAAAACCAGGTTGTATTGCCCGAGTTGAAGGAGTTGGCTGCTTCAATCTTGGCAAACTTAGTGTCAACTCCCGGACACTGGGAATTAGCATCTGCTGATAGAGCGAGCAATACAATGCAGTCTGAATCAATGGTTTTTGAACTCACGAGTCTCCTTTCACTTCCACTTTCAACTCCTCGTTGCCAAGCATCTCTTCTCCAGATTCTGTGTGGCATAGTGTCCTCTCCCCAGGCCTCAG AATCCACTACAGCTCATATAAAAGCTGGAGATGGTATCAAAGTGataataaaatttcttgaaCACCACGACGTAGAATGCAGAATATATGCTTTCAGGCTAGCTAGGGTCCTTTCTGAGAGGCTAAGCGTAGATTTTACCAATGAATTTAGACCTTCTAACAAGCTTCCAATGCTTAGAGAGAAAATAATTGACAATCAATCCACGGATGGCGAAAGATCAGATGCAGCCTGCATTCTTGCAAATCTCGTCCTCTCTGAGAATGAAGTGAGAACAATTTTAGAAGATTCTTTCGTGGGATGGACTGTCGCGAAACTTAAAGATCAGCAGCAAAGGTTGCAGTCAAGTATGGAAGAAGGGCTGCTTGGGCTATTGTTACATTACACTAGAAGTGCAGGTCCGCAATCTATCAGTGTCATCAAAGAAAATCGCCTCATGACAATTTTCCGGGACCAGCTCATTGTTAATCCCAGGCCGAGATTGAAACAGCTAGCGTCCATTGGTTTGAAGAACCTGTCGGAGATTGGACAAGAACTTGCTGGGAAAGGGGACTTGGAACCCCGGCATCCAAAAGGGCTGTGCTCTCCATTGGCACTCATTTGTGGGGGTTCCAAGTCGCCTTCTTCGTGTCCCATCCACAATGCCCCTTGTGGAGATGATAGTCAATTTTGCTTGTTAAGGGGCAACTGTGTCAAACCACTTGTGGACTCCATCACTGATAAGGACACCAGTGTCCAAATTGCAGCACTGGAAGCTCTTTCCACTCTGTTGTTGGATACCTCTAGTGGCTCTAAGCGGGCTATTGAGGAGCTCGAGCGCTTGGGTGTGGTGAGCTCTGTGGTTTCGCTCTTCACAGAAGCTCGACCAGGGGAGCTTCAAGAGAGGACTATTTGGATGGTCGAAAGGATCCTGAGAGTCGAAAGCTTTACTCAACAGCATTCACTAAACCAGTCTCTGGTTAAAGCATTGGTGGATGCATTTAAGCATGGAAACGCCATCACAAAGAGGCACGCGCAAGACGCTCTTACTAACCTGAAGCAAATATCCGGGGTCAGTGGAAAGGCATCGAGCCAAAACCGGGGAAGGAGGTAG
- the LOC116014945 gene encoding omega-3 fatty acid desaturase, endoplasmic reticulum yields MGSLGVSDDLKDALPVNGGVAVADDSVDVEFDPSAPPPFRIAEIRAAIPKHCWVKNPWRSLSYVLRDFIVVASLMAMVVYLNNWVFWPVYWAAQGTMFWAIFVLGHDCGHGSFSDSALLNSVAGHILHSFILVPYHGWRISHRTHHQNHGNVERDESWVPLTESLYKKLDYSTKFLRFKIPFPLLAYPVYLIWRSPGKNGSHFSPYSDLFQPEERMCIVISTVCWSTMASILVYLCTVFSPLLVFKLYGVPLLIFVMWLDLVTYLHHHGYDKKVPWYRGKEWNYLRGGLTTIDRDYGIINNIHHDIGTHVIHHLFPQIPHYHLIEATKAAKHVLGKYYREPKKSGLIPIHLIPILTKSMSEDHYVSDEGEVVFYQTDIDLSAKKDA; encoded by the exons ATGGGTTCGCTGGGAGTGAGTGATGATCTTAAGGATGCCCTGCCGGTGAATGGCGGCGTGGCGGTGGCGGATGATAGTGTTGATGTGGAGTTCGACCCCAGTGCACCGCCGCCCTTTAGGATTGCGGAGATTAGGGCTGCCATTCCCAAGCATTGTTGGGTGAAGAATCCATGGAGGTCACTAAGCTATGTGTTGAGGGACTTCATTGTTGTGGCTTCTTTAATGGCTATGGTGGTTTACTTGAATAATTGGGTGTTTTGGCCTGTTTATTGGGCTGCACAGGGCACTATGTTTTGGGCCATTTTTGTCCTCGGTCATGACTG TGGCCATGGCAGTTTCTCTGACAGTGCCTTGCTCAATAGCGTGGCTGGACACATTCTCCATTCGTTCATTCTTGTACCGTACCATGGATG gAGGATTAGCCACAGAACCCATCACCAGAATCATGGAAATGTTGAACGTGATGAGTCTTGGGTTCCG TTGACTGAGAGTTTATACAAGAAGCTGGATTATTCAACTAAATTTTTGAGATTCAAGATTCCTTTTCCTTTACTTGCCTACCCTGTCTACTTG ATATGGAGATCTCCAGGAAAAAATGGCTCTCATTTCAGCCCTTATAGTGACTTGTTTCAACCCGAGGAAAGAATGTGCATTGTTATTTCAACTGTCTGCTGGTCGACAATGGCTTCTATTCTTGTTTATCTTTGCACTGTGTTTAGTCCACTCCTAGTTTTCAAGCTTTACGGTGTTCCCCTCTTG ATTTTTGTCATGTGGTTGGATCTCGTCACCTACTTGCATCACCATGGTTACGATAAGAAGGTCCCGTGGTATCGTGGCAAG GAATGGAATTATTTGAGGGGAGGATTAACGACAATTGACCGCGATTATGGAATCATTAACAACATCCATCATGATATTGGCACCCACGTTATCCACCATTTGTTTCCCCAGATTCCCCACTATCACTTAATTGAAGCT ACGAAAGCTGCAAAGCACGTGCTGGGGAAGTACTACAGGGAGCCGAAGAAGTCGGGGCTGATTCCGATCCATCTCATTCCCATTCTAACGAAGAGCATGAGCGAGGATCACTATGTTAGCGACGAGGGGGAAGTCGTTTTCTACCAGACTGATATAGATCTAAGCGCTAAGAAAGACGCTTGA